One genomic window of Malaciobacter molluscorum LMG 25693 includes the following:
- a CDS encoding rhomboid family intramembrane serine protease, whose amino-acid sequence MKNSNLTFTNIVIAITVLMYIIQLNINYGTLVLGLNMYMFYEGFWWQPLSTMFAHGGIGHLGMNMFVLYQFGNAVERFRGKTTFFITYFVFGILTSFLSLLYILFIDNQVNLIGASGAICALLGYVALIDSYQRKGIITWILLISVAPLLLGLPIAWYSHLIGLVVGFLGGIVLKKFNL is encoded by the coding sequence ATGAAAAATAGTAACTTAACTTTTACAAATATTGTAATAGCTATCACAGTATTGATGTATATAATACAACTAAATATAAATTATGGTACTTTAGTTTTAGGACTAAATATGTATATGTTTTATGAAGGTTTTTGGTGGCAACCACTTTCAACTATGTTTGCACATGGTGGAATAGGGCATCTTGGAATGAATATGTTTGTTCTTTATCAATTTGGTAATGCAGTAGAAAGATTTAGAGGTAAAACAACATTTTTTATTACTTATTTTGTATTTGGTATTTTAACTTCTTTTCTAAGTCTTTTATATATTTTATTTATAGATAATCAAGTAAATTTAATTGGAGCATCTGGTGCAATATGTGCACTTTTAGGTTATGTTGCTTTAATAGATTCTTATCAAAGAAAAGGAATAATAACTTGGATTTTATTAATCTCAGTTGCACCTTTATTATTAGGTTTACCAATTGCTTGGTATTCTCACTTGATAGGTCTTGTTGTTGGATTCTTAGGTGGAATAGTATTAAAAAAGTTTAATTTATAA
- a CDS encoding Y-family DNA polymerase, translating into MDLDCFFVSAHRTLDKSLENIPVAVGGRSNLSIFDNKKHTQAISNSSGAFVSSILTKEDRNFKEYFKDENGRIRGIITTASYEARAFGVKTAMSVNEALKLCPKLLMVPPNYPLYHQLSQDLKKLLSYEIPMIEQFSIDEFFGDITGYIDENEVFDFANELKQKIKKELDLPISIGIAHSKYLSKLITEFAKPDGIKHIKKEHIPNFIKDVPIEEFPGIGKNYTNKLHGYGIKTLGDIKSKKELFYSWKKPGIQLYNRVCGINDRKLNTIRDKKSIGIGRTFDVIYNREELQRRVIILCRYLCFLVKKAKVNPLSYAIKIKYESNIKSKNYVNVNTLFNENDFKKKMKELFIKSDKHITHGVVQLNITVYNFADNSKYTYNLFEYENDLKKQELTNRVQDLRNKFGIDIIKSASEL; encoded by the coding sequence ATGGATTTAGACTGTTTTTTTGTATCTGCTCACAGAACATTAGATAAAAGCTTGGAAAATATTCCAGTTGCTGTTGGAGGAAGAAGTAACTTAAGTATATTTGATAATAAAAAGCATACACAAGCTATAAGTAATAGTTCTGGAGCTTTTGTAAGTTCTATATTAACTAAAGAAGATAGAAACTTCAAAGAGTATTTTAAAGATGAAAATGGTCGAATAAGAGGTATTATAACAACTGCATCATACGAAGCAAGAGCTTTTGGTGTTAAAACAGCAATGAGTGTAAATGAGGCATTAAAACTTTGCCCAAAATTACTTATGGTTCCACCAAACTATCCTTTATATCATCAACTTTCTCAGGATTTAAAAAAGCTTTTATCATATGAAATTCCTATGATTGAGCAGTTTAGTATAGATGAGTTTTTTGGTGATATTACGGGATATATAGATGAAAATGAGGTATTTGACTTTGCAAATGAATTAAAACAAAAAATAAAAAAAGAGCTTGATTTGCCTATTTCTATTGGAATTGCACATTCAAAATATTTATCAAAGTTAATAACTGAATTTGCAAAACCAGATGGAATAAAACATATAAAGAAAGAACATATTCCAAACTTTATAAAAGATGTTCCTATTGAAGAATTTCCTGGAATTGGTAAAAACTATACAAATAAACTACATGGATATGGAATAAAAACATTAGGAGATATTAAATCAAAAAAAGAGTTATTTTACTCTTGGAAAAAGCCTGGAATTCAACTATATAATAGAGTTTGTGGAATAAATGATAGAAAATTAAATACTATAAGAGATAAAAAATCAATAGGAATAGGTAGAACATTTGATGTTATTTATAATCGTGAAGAACTTCAACGACGTGTTATTATACTTTGTAGATATTTGTGTTTTTTAGTAAAGAAAGCAAAAGTAAATCCTCTAAGTTATGCTATAAAAATAAAATATGAGTCAAATATAAAGTCAAAAAATTATGTAAATGTAAATACACTTTTTAATGAAAATGATTTTAAAAAAAAGATGAAAGAGCTTTTTATAAAAAGTGATAAACATATAACTCATGGAGTAGTGCAGCTTAATATTACTGTTTATAATTTTGCTGATAATAGTAAATATACTTATAATTTATTTGAATATGAAAATGACTTGAAAAAGCAAGAACTTACAAATAGAGTACAAGATCTTAGAAATAAGTTTGGTATAGATATAATTAAAAGTGCATCAGAACTTTAA